The following are encoded together in the Proteiniphilum saccharofermentans genome:
- a CDS encoding LamG domain-containing protein gives MVLTASLLFLLPSCFQDLGQNPPFDYPEEPTPPPIGEDGQIFYMSFDDSYEDYQSLVEASPVGNPGFADGKSGQAYAGAANSYLTFSIANLAAPLSNDMTFGFWYKVNGNPDRAGIIVIGPVTAGAGDNAQNNRTSGIRIFRESAGTMQRIKANVGNGTADGWLDGGVNADIDPATADWCYITLTLTEGKALFYIDGEEVASNDLSQISWEGCDRMSIGSGAPRFTEWGHLSDNSLIDELRIFNKALTAEEIQELIARDSE, from the coding sequence ATGGTATTAACAGCATCCCTGCTGTTTTTACTTCCCTCGTGTTTTCAGGATTTAGGGCAAAATCCACCTTTCGATTATCCGGAAGAGCCTACTCCTCCACCTATTGGAGAAGATGGACAGATATTTTATATGTCATTTGATGATAGTTATGAAGATTATCAAAGCTTAGTGGAAGCCTCGCCTGTAGGAAATCCGGGATTTGCCGATGGAAAAAGCGGACAGGCATATGCCGGTGCGGCCAACAGCTATCTGACATTCAGTATAGCCAATCTGGCTGCTCCGCTAAGTAATGATATGACTTTTGGGTTCTGGTACAAAGTAAATGGAAATCCTGACCGGGCAGGTATCATCGTTATCGGCCCCGTAACGGCGGGTGCAGGTGACAATGCACAGAATAACCGGACATCCGGAATCAGGATATTCCGTGAAAGTGCAGGTACTATGCAACGGATCAAAGCAAATGTAGGAAACGGGACTGCAGATGGATGGCTCGATGGAGGAGTCAATGCAGATATTGACCCGGCAACGGCAGATTGGTGCTATATTACATTGACGCTAACCGAAGGAAAAGCGCTTTTCTATATTGACGGAGAAGAAGTTGCATCGAACGATTTATCTCAAATAAGTTGGGAAGGGTGCGATAGGATGTCCATTGGATCGGGAGCTCCCCGGTTTACGGAATGGGGACACCTCTCAGACAATAGCTTGATAGATGAATTGCGTATCTTTAATAAAGCGTTAACGGCAGAAGAGATCCAGGAGCTTATTGCTCGGGATTCGGAATAA
- a CDS encoding glucoamylase family protein codes for MSKVRFQQWSCFLLFFGMIFLASCGSKEEPPVSGTFQLAEIEINGVVNAASYAEVDPNLHVTLTFSDNVDPNTLQNNITLQPTTAGQAVALTYHTEGNTVAIQSTTPLNQFTAYRLTINTGLKSVSGNPISTGKIYTITTGIDPVDKFPRISDEELLTLVQKQTFNYFWDFGHPVSGMARERTTSGNTVTTGGTGFGVMAMIVAVERGFITKEEALNRIQTIVTFLETRTTRYHGAFAHWIHGETGETLPFSTYDNGADLVETSLLFQGLLTARQYFNSDAAGEIKLREDITRLWEEIDWTWFQKEDEKVLYWHWSPQHEWHQNLKIQGWNESLITYLLAAASPTYPISKEVYDEGWARNGGMRNGASYHGITLPLGPNYGGPMFFAHYSFLGLNPNGLKDQYADYMEQNRNHAMINYSYCVENPQGYSGYSEHCWGLTASDGNQGYSAHSPTNDRGVIAPTAALASMPYMPEESMRALHFFYYKLGDKLWAEHGFVDAFNLSENWFDNQHIAIDQGPIIIMIENYRTGLPWNLFMGIPEIQAGLTKLGFQQRKN; via the coding sequence ATGAGTAAAGTACGCTTTCAACAATGGAGTTGTTTTCTGCTATTCTTCGGGATGATTTTTCTTGCTTCCTGCGGTAGTAAGGAAGAACCTCCTGTTTCCGGCACGTTTCAGTTAGCAGAAATTGAGATCAACGGAGTGGTCAATGCCGCCTCTTATGCGGAGGTCGATCCCAACCTGCATGTCACGCTTACTTTCTCCGACAACGTAGACCCAAATACATTGCAGAACAATATCACATTGCAGCCCACAACAGCCGGGCAGGCTGTAGCGCTGACTTACCACACCGAGGGGAATACCGTCGCTATCCAGTCAACCACCCCGTTGAACCAGTTCACCGCTTACCGGCTGACAATCAATACTGGATTGAAATCAGTATCAGGTAATCCTATCTCAACAGGAAAAATATATACGATCACCACCGGGATCGATCCGGTGGATAAATTCCCCCGCATCTCCGATGAAGAGTTACTTACATTAGTCCAGAAACAAACTTTCAACTATTTCTGGGATTTTGGACATCCTGTAAGCGGAATGGCCCGTGAGCGAACCACATCGGGCAACACGGTGACCACCGGCGGTACGGGTTTTGGCGTGATGGCAATGATCGTAGCAGTAGAGAGAGGGTTCATCACCAAGGAGGAAGCGCTTAACCGCATACAAACCATTGTCACTTTCCTGGAAACCCGGACAACCCGCTATCACGGAGCCTTCGCCCATTGGATTCATGGAGAAACCGGGGAAACCCTTCCATTCAGTACTTATGACAACGGAGCCGACTTAGTGGAGACATCCCTGCTGTTCCAGGGGTTGCTCACTGCAAGGCAATATTTCAACAGCGATGCCGCCGGAGAAATAAAACTGCGGGAAGACATTACCCGGTTATGGGAAGAAATTGACTGGACATGGTTCCAAAAAGAGGATGAAAAAGTACTCTACTGGCATTGGAGTCCTCAACATGAATGGCACCAAAACCTGAAGATTCAGGGATGGAACGAAAGCCTGATCACTTACCTGCTGGCGGCAGCATCTCCTACCTACCCTATTTCCAAAGAAGTATATGACGAGGGATGGGCACGGAACGGCGGGATGAGAAACGGCGCTTCGTACCATGGCATCACTTTGCCTTTAGGGCCCAACTACGGCGGACCGATGTTCTTTGCTCATTATTCGTTCCTCGGGTTGAATCCCAACGGATTGAAGGATCAATATGCCGATTATATGGAACAGAACAGGAATCATGCGATGATCAATTACAGTTATTGTGTGGAAAATCCGCAAGGATACAGTGGTTACAGCGAACATTGCTGGGGTCTGACCGCCAGCGACGGGAATCAGGGATACAGCGCCCATTCTCCGACCAACGACAGGGGTGTTATTGCCCCGACAGCGGCATTGGCGTCCATGCCTTACATGCCGGAAGAATCTATGAGGGCACTGCACTTTTTTTATTATAAACTGGGAGACAAACTCTGGGCAGAACATGGATTTGTGGATGCGTTCAACCTTTCAGAGAACTGGTTTGATAACCAACACATCGCTATTGACCAGGGTCCTATCATCATTATGATCGAAAATTACCGTACCGGCCTGCCCTGGAACCTGTTCATGGGCATTCCCGAAATACAGGCAGGTTTAACGAAATTAGGATTCCAACAAAGAAAAAATTAA
- a CDS encoding glucoamylase family protein, which produces MNNRILLSIIALAISGIFLIACNNSSKKEPATTGEESRPASFASDDELLDFIQKKHFNYMWEGAEPISGLAPERIHMDGIYPQDDADVITTGGSGFGIAGLLVGIERGFITREEGVERLHKIADYLAAADRFHGVWSHWLHGPTGKVKPFGKKDNGGDLVESAFLMQGLLCVREYFKAGNESEKQLAGKIDTLWREMDWTWYLNGQDVLYWHWSPEYGWEMNFPLEGYNECLITYILAASSPTHSIPASAYHNGWARGGDIKSEAVAYGHPLVLKHNGAEAYGGPLFWSHYSHIGLSPKGLKDQYADYWQLNRNHALINYEYCVENPKGFEGYGDNCWGLTASYSVNGYSAHMPVKNDLGVITPTASLSSFPYTPEQSMKALKHFYFDLGDKIWGKYGFYDAFSIQDNWYPQRYLAIDQLTITPMIENYRTGLLWNLFMGAPEIQEGLKKLGFTYEN; this is translated from the coding sequence ATGAATAATCGCATACTCTTATCAATCATCGCACTGGCTATCAGTGGTATTTTTCTCATAGCGTGCAACAATAGCAGTAAAAAAGAGCCGGCTACAACCGGGGAAGAAAGCCGTCCCGCCTCTTTCGCATCGGACGACGAATTACTCGACTTTATTCAAAAAAAACATTTCAATTATATGTGGGAAGGAGCTGAACCCATATCGGGACTGGCACCGGAACGTATTCACATGGATGGGATTTATCCTCAGGATGATGCAGATGTGATTACTACAGGGGGTAGCGGGTTCGGTATTGCCGGTCTGCTCGTCGGTATCGAACGTGGCTTTATTACCCGTGAAGAGGGTGTTGAGCGGTTACATAAGATAGCCGACTACCTGGCTGCTGCAGATCGCTTTCACGGAGTATGGTCTCACTGGCTGCACGGCCCCACAGGAAAAGTAAAACCGTTCGGGAAGAAAGATAACGGCGGCGATTTGGTAGAAAGCGCTTTTCTTATGCAAGGCTTGCTCTGCGTAAGGGAATATTTTAAGGCCGGAAACGAGAGCGAAAAACAACTGGCGGGAAAGATTGATACTCTCTGGCGGGAAATGGACTGGACATGGTACCTGAACGGACAGGATGTACTTTATTGGCACTGGAGCCCGGAATACGGCTGGGAGATGAACTTCCCGCTGGAAGGCTACAACGAATGCCTTATCACTTATATTCTGGCAGCATCCTCTCCTACCCACTCTATCCCGGCTTCGGCTTACCATAATGGATGGGCCCGTGGCGGAGACATCAAAAGCGAAGCCGTGGCTTATGGCCATCCTTTAGTATTGAAGCATAACGGAGCGGAAGCATACGGGGGGCCTCTGTTTTGGTCGCACTATTCCCATATCGGGCTCAGTCCGAAAGGATTGAAAGACCAATATGCCGATTACTGGCAACTTAATAGGAATCATGCGCTTATAAACTACGAATACTGCGTGGAGAACCCCAAAGGGTTTGAAGGATATGGCGATAATTGTTGGGGACTGACAGCCAGCTATTCAGTGAACGGATATTCGGCCCATATGCCGGTGAAGAATGACTTAGGCGTAATTACGCCTACTGCATCATTATCCAGCTTCCCTTACACGCCCGAACAATCGATGAAGGCATTGAAGCACTTCTATTTCGACCTGGGCGATAAGATATGGGGAAAGTATGGGTTTTACGATGCGTTCAGTATACAGGACAACTGGTATCCGCAACGATACCTGGCTATCGACCAACTCACTATTACGCCAATGATCGAAAACTACCGTACCGGATTGCTCTGGAACCTGTTCATGGGGGCACCTGAGATCCAGGAAGGATTGAAGAAACTGGGATTCACGTATGAAAATTAA